A stretch of the Mycolicibacterium celeriflavum genome encodes the following:
- a CDS encoding histidine phosphatase family protein, which produces MSGRLVLVRHGQSLANVQRRLDTRPPGAELTDLGRNQARSYAKGLTMPPAILAHSVAHRARQTAEEIAGALRLPPMELDGIHEVQVGDLEDRNDDEAIATFETVYQKWHQGDLDAPMPNGETGNDVLDRYVPAITQLRMRHLDDDAWHGDIVVVSHGAAIRLVSSVLAGVESSFVLDHHLGNTEAVVLAPITDGRWSCVRWGSMTPPFYPEPDVHPVEDALQSADPMG; this is translated from the coding sequence ATGAGCGGGCGCCTGGTGCTGGTGCGCCACGGGCAGTCACTGGCGAACGTCCAGCGTCGCCTCGACACCCGCCCGCCCGGGGCCGAGCTGACCGATCTCGGCCGAAACCAGGCGCGCTCTTACGCCAAGGGCCTGACGATGCCGCCGGCGATCCTTGCGCATTCGGTGGCACACCGGGCCCGCCAGACCGCCGAGGAGATCGCCGGCGCGCTCCGATTACCGCCAATGGAACTCGACGGCATCCACGAGGTGCAGGTGGGCGACCTGGAGGATCGCAACGACGACGAGGCGATCGCGACGTTCGAGACGGTCTACCAGAAGTGGCACCAAGGCGACCTCGACGCGCCGATGCCCAACGGCGAGACCGGTAACGACGTGTTGGACCGGTACGTGCCGGCCATCACGCAGCTGCGGATGCGCCACCTCGACGACGACGCCTGGCACGGCGACATCGTGGTCGTCAGCCACGGCGCGGCGATCCGGCTGGTGTCGTCGGTACTGGCCGGGGTCGAGAGCAGCTTCGTGCTCGACCATCACCTGGGCAACACCGAGGCCGTCGTGCTGGCCCCGATCACCGACGGCCGGTGGAGTTGCGTGCGGTGGGGGTCGATGACGCCGCCGTTCTACCCGGAGCCCGACGTGCACCCGGTCGAAGACGCGCTGCAGTCAGCCGACCCGATGGGCTGA